A window from Sphingobacterium hotanense encodes these proteins:
- a CDS encoding phosphoribosylanthranilate isomerase, whose product MAKEILIKVCGMREPENIAGLVKLPINYIGHIFYEKSPRYVSEVIDLPIPKTIKRTGVFVNADRATIKQTILDQQLEAVQLHGNESVALCQEIKDLGVELIKAFGVDDDFQWNELEAYLAAVDYFLFDSKSEAYGGTGKTFNWDKLKTYPYAKPYFLSGGLSLENLAEAYQFDDERLIGLDLNSKFEISAGLKDLDKINKALKIIEHEQISSK is encoded by the coding sequence ATGGCTAAGGAAATCCTCATCAAAGTATGCGGTATGCGGGAGCCTGAGAATATCGCAGGACTGGTAAAACTTCCAATAAACTATATCGGGCATATCTTTTATGAGAAGTCGCCACGCTATGTTTCGGAGGTCATTGATCTTCCCATTCCAAAGACTATTAAAAGGACAGGAGTTTTCGTTAATGCAGATAGAGCTACCATCAAGCAAACGATCCTTGATCAGCAGCTAGAGGCTGTTCAATTACACGGAAATGAATCGGTAGCCCTGTGCCAGGAAATCAAAGATTTGGGTGTAGAGCTTATCAAAGCCTTTGGTGTGGACGATGATTTCCAATGGAATGAGCTAGAAGCCTATCTCGCTGCAGTCGATTATTTCCTATTTGATAGCAAGAGCGAAGCATATGGTGGCACTGGAAAAACATTCAACTGGGATAAGCTGAAGACCTATCCTTACGCCAAGCCCTATTTCTTAAGTGGTGGATTATCATTAGAAAATCTGGCTGAAGCCTACCAATTCGATGACGAAAGACTAATCGGCTTGGACTTAAATTCAAAATTTGAAATATCTGCAGGTCTCAAAGACTTAGATAAAATAAATAAAGCACTGAAAATAATTGAACATGAGCAAATATCAAGTAAATAA